From the genome of Eucalyptus grandis isolate ANBG69807.140 chromosome 2, ASM1654582v1, whole genome shotgun sequence, one region includes:
- the LOC104435392 gene encoding protein JINGUBANG has product MGILPCPLPCSSDATISSEHQSSHYRHLQSESSSSLASQSSLPSVPSLTPQQSQPFDLSPTPVHHCCVATLSAPSSYVSSLALAGKFLYSGSSDGEVRAWDRSLPGSDAGLAALAAVSTSAVKSVVARGDRLFTAHQDQKIRVWKIEADGRYRLVTSLPTLADRFARLFSPKNYVEVRRHKKRTWVHHVDAVSSLALAHDGSVLYSASWDRSFKVWRVSDFRCMESVDRAHDDAINAVVVSRDGHVYTCSADRKIKVWKKEGHQRKHALVATLERHRSAVNALALSEDGCILYSGACDRSILVWEKVQDGGRNRGSEGGSSGEGEHYMVVVGALRGHSKAILCVAVVGDVVCSGSADHTVRVWRRMGEDRSYSCLAVCEGHAKPVKCLAAAADADGGEGSGSGTRYLVYSGGLDCKIKVWRICFGKE; this is encoded by the exons ATGGGAATTCTTCCGTGTCCCTTGCCCTGCAGCTCCGACGCCACCATCTCTTCCGAGCATCAGTCTTCCCACTACCGTCACCTTCAATCCGAATCCTCAAGTTCCCTCGCCTCCCAATCCAGCCTTCCCTCCGTCCCTTCCCTGACCCCTCAACAATCCCAACCCTTCGACCTATCTCCGACTCCCGTCCACCACTGTTGCGTCGCCACTCTCTCCGCCCCCTCCTCCTACGTCTcctccctcgccctcgccggcaaGTTCCTCTACAGCGGCTCCTCTGACGGCGAGGTGAGGGCGTGGGACCGAAGCCTGCCCGGATCCGATGCAGGGCTCGCGGCGCTGGCCGCCGTCAGCACCAGCGCTGTAAAGAGCGTGGTTGCGCGCGGGGACAGGCTCTTCACCGCCCACCAGGACCAGAAGATACGGGTGTGGAAGATCGAGGCCGACGGGAGGTACAGGCTCGTGACCTCGCTGCCCACGTTGGCCGATCGCTTCGCGAGGCTATTCTCGCCGAAGAACTACGTGGAAGTGCGGCGGCACAAGAAGCGCACGTGGGTCCACCACGTCGACGCCGTGTCGTCGCTCGCGCTGGCCCATGACGGCTCGGTGCTGTACTCGGCCTCGTGGGACCGGTCGTTCAAGGTCTGGCGGGTGTCCGACTTCCGGTGCATGGAGTCGGTGGACAGGGCGCACGATGACGCCATCAACGCCGTCGTCGTGTCCCGCGACGGCCATGTCTACACGTGCTCCGCCGACAGGAAGATCAAGGTGTGGAAGAAGGAGGGTCACCAGAGAAAGCACGCGTTGGTCGCGACTCTAGAACGGCACAGGTCCGCGGTCAACGCTCTGGCGTTGAGCGAGGACGGATGCATCCTCTACTCGGGTGCCTGCGACAG GTCGATCCTCGTTTGGGAGAAGGTCCAAGACGGAGGGCGGAACAGAGGATCAGAGGGCGGCAGCAGCGGGGAGGGCGAGCACTacatggtggtggtgggggcgCTGCGAGGGCACAGCAAGGCCATTCTGTGCGTCGCGGTGGTGGGGGACGTGGTGTGCAGCGGGTCGGCGGACCACACGGTGAGGGTGTGGCGGAGGATGGGAGAAGATCGGAGCTACTCCTGCTTGGCGGTGTGCGAGGGACACGCGAAGCCGGTGAAGTGTTTGGCCGCGGCCGCCGACGCGGACGGCGGCGAGGGCAGTGGGAGCGGGACCAGATATCTGGTCTACAGCGGCGGACTGGATTGTAAGATCAAAGTATGGAGAATTTGCTTTGGTAAAGAGTAG
- the LOC104432931 gene encoding non-functional NADPH-dependent codeinone reductase 2 yields MDARCGRAPSKIPEAALSSGGRKMPLLGLGTAASPPVPPAATKLAVLEAIELGYRNFDTAALYGTEEPLGDAVREALSRGLIRSREELFVTSKLWCSDAHPGLVLPALQKSLKNLKLDYIDLYLIHWPVSSKPGIYEFPIKKEEFLPMDFKAVWAEMEECQKKGLTKSIGVSNFSCKKISEILATAKVPPAVNQVEFNPLWQQKKLKEFCGDHKILLTAYATLGAKGTIWGSNRVLECEQLKEIAEAKGKTVAQICLRWAFEQGVSVLAKSFNKERMKENLEIFKWELTEEENKKISEIPQSRGCLGEDYISVHGPFKTIEELWDGEM; encoded by the exons ATGGACGCCCGCTGCGGCCGCGCCCCGTCCAAGATCCCCGAAGCGGCGTTGAGCTCCGGCGGCCGGAAGATGCCGCTCCTCGGCCTGGGCACCGCCGCGTCCCCGCCGGTGCCGCCGGCGGCGACGAAGCTGGCCGTCCTGGAGGCCATCGAGCTGGGCTACAGGAATTTCGACACCGCGGCGCTGTACGGCACGGAGGAGCCGCTCGGCGACGCCGTGAGGGAAGCCCTCTCGAGGGGGCTGATCAGATCTAGAGAGGAGCTCTTCGTCACCTCCAAGCTCTGGTGCAGCGATGCTCACCCGGGGCTCGTCCTCCCTGCTCTCCAGAAGAGCCTCAA AAATCTCAAGTTGGACTACATAGATCTTTACCTCATTCACTGGCCCGTTAGCTCGAAACCCGGAATTTATGAGTTCCCGATCAAGAAGGAAGAATTTCTACCCATGGACTTCAAGGCCGTTTGGGCTGAAATGGAGGAGTGCCAAAAGAAAGGGCTAACTAAAAGCATCGGAGTCAGCAATTTCTCTTGTAAAAAGATCTCTGAAATTCTGGCGACTGCGAAAGTGCCTCCAGCTGTTAATCAG GTGGAATTCAATCCGCTGTGGCagcaaaagaaactaaaagAGTTCTGCGGAGACCACAAGATCCTATTGACTGCTTATGCCACATTAGGCGCTAAAGGGACCATCTGGGGAAGCAATAGGGTCTTAGAATGTGAGCAGCTCAAGGAGATCGCTGAGGCCAAGGGAAAAACTGTTGCGCAG ATTTGCCTGAGATGGGCATTTGAGCAAGGAGTGTCTGTACTGGCCAAAAGCTTCAACAAGGAGAGAATGAAGGAGAACCTGGAGATTTTCAAGTGGGAGTTGACAGaggaagagaacaagaagaTAAGCGAGATCCCCCAAAGCAGAGGATGTCTTGGAGAAGATTACATCTCGGTGCACGGGCCTTTCAAGACGATTGAGGAGCTTTGGGATGGTGAGATGTGA
- the LOC104435393 gene encoding non-functional NADPH-dependent codeinone reductase 2, which produces MKNQSDLTPASVPVAVLKSSGRKIPLLGFGTVAFPNVDHEVVKAAVLEAIKLGYRHFDTATLYYSEEPIGEAIAEAVSQGLIKSREDLFITTKLWCSDAHPGLVLPALKNSLKKIKLDYIDLYLIHWPVSTKPGTYEFPMKKEDFMPMDFKAVWADMEECQRKGLARSIGVSNFSCKKLSFILANAQIPPDVNQVEFNPLWQQKKLREFCEANGVLLTAYSVLGALVSNGGSNKVMECEQLKEIARAKGKTVAQICLRWACEQGVCVLAKSFNKERMKENLEIFDWELTEEESKKIDEIPQSRGYLGEDYISEHGPYETFEELWDGET; this is translated from the exons ATGAAAAACCAATCTGATCTTACTCCAGCTAGCGTTCCGGTAGCAGTATTGAAGTCCAGTGGCCGGAAAATCCCACTCTTAGGATTCGGCACCGTAGCATTTCCAAACGTGGATCATGAAGTTGTGAAAGCGGCGGTTCTTGAAGCAATTAAGCTGGGTTACAGACATTTTGACACTGCAACTCTTTACTACTCAGAGGAGCCAATTGGAGAAGCCATCGCTGAAGCAGTTTCGCAGGGCCTGATCAAATCAAGAGAAGATCTCTTCATCACCACCAAGCTCTGGTGCAGTGATGCTCATCCCGGGCTTGTCCTCCCAGCCCTCAAGAATAGCctcaa AAAAATCAAGTTGGATTACATAGATCTCTATCTTATCCACTGGCCTGTGAGTACAAAACCCGGAACCTACGAGTTCCCGATGAAGAAAGAAGATTTTATGCCCATGGACTTCAAAGCTGTTTGGGCAGATATGGAGGAGTGTCAGAGAAAAGGACTCGCACGAAGCATCGGCGTCAGCAATTTCTCCTGTAAAAAGCTCTCTTTCATCCTGGCCAATGCACAGATACCCCCTGATGTCAACCAG GTAGAGTTCAATCCACTGTGGCAACAAAAGAAGCTTCGGGAGTTCTGCGAGGCCAATGGCGTTCTGCTCACTGCTTACTCTGTTTTAGGAGCTTTAGTAAGCAATGGAGGAAGCAATAAGGTGATGGAGTGTGAGCAGCTGAAGGAAATCGCCAGGGCCAAAGGGAAAACTGTTGCCCAG ATTTGCCTCAGATGGGCATGTGAACAAGGAGTTTGTGTACTCGCCAAGAGCTTCAACAAGGAGAGGATGAAAGAGAATCTTGAGATTTTCGACTGGGAATTGACGGAGGAAGAATCAAAGAAGATCGATGAGATCCCACAGAGCAGAGGATATCTTGGAGAAGATTACATCTCTGAGCACGGGCCATACGAGACATTTGAGGAGCTCTGGGATGGTGAAACGTAA
- the LOC104432932 gene encoding LOW QUALITY PROTEIN: uncharacterized protein LOC104432932 (The sequence of the model RefSeq protein was modified relative to this genomic sequence to represent the inferred CDS: inserted 2 bases in 2 codons), which yields MPRVAVAVAARPPWRPLLPWLLLILGFLGDRALGFKVPFKVNDVLPVLPRQISWPVLNSFNGAVDLLPSFVGTVAPGNEPLRWNGTCFDGNDAHLEFTEGDRGGDEETGLGGGVLYLKTSEPHSWTCMDLYVFATPYRITWDYYFSAREHTLKFDSWEEQAELEYVKQHGISVFLMPSGMLGTLRSLFDVLPLFSNTVWGQNANLAFLKNRMGATFXKRPEPWYTTINPDDVHTGDFLAVSKIRGRWGGFETLEKWVTGAFAGHTAVCLKDEHGNLWVGESGHENEKHIAHLFAGEEIIVVIPWQEWWELALKDNSNPQIALLPLHPDVRAKFNSTAAWEYARSMXRKPYGYHNMIFSWIDTVGDNYPPPLDAHLVVSVMSMWTRLQPAYAANMWNEALNKRLGTEELDLHGIIQETEQRGMSFDELLTTPEQDDWMYSDGKSTTCVAFILAMYKEAGVFGPISSSIQVTEFTIRDAYMLKIFENNQTRLPSWCSNKGGQLPYCQILGEYWMELPEYNTIEPYANMNENCPSLPPSYERPKRC from the exons ATGCcgcgcgtcgccgtcgccgtcgccgctcgacCCCCATGGCGGCCCCTCCTCCCGTGGCTCCTCCTGATCCTAGGGTTCCTCGGCGACCGGGCCCTCGGATTCAAGGTCCCGTTCAAGGTCAATGACGTCCTCCCCGTGCTCCCCCGCCAGATCTCGTGGCCGGTGCTCAACAGCTTCAACGGCGCCGTGGACCTGCTGCCCTCCTTCGTCGGGACCGTCGCCCCTGGCAACGAGCCCCTCCGGTGGAACGGGACCTGCTTCGACGGCAACGACGCCCACCTCGAGTTCACCGAGGGCGATCGCGGCGGGGACGAGGAGACCGGCTTGGGCGGCGGCGTTCTGTACTTGAAG ACATCTGAACCACATAGCTGGACATGCATGGATTTGTATGTTTTTGCAACACCATACAGGATCACGTGGGACTATTACTTTTCTGCGAGAGAGCACACGTTGAAGTTTGACTCATGGGAAGAACAAGCAGAGTTGGAATAT GTAAAGCAGCATGGAATTTCTGTATTTCTTATGCCATCAGGAATGCTTGGAACATTGCGTTCTCTATTTGACGTATTGCCCCTGTTCTCTAACACTGTTTGGGGTCAGAATGCTAATTTAGCTTTCCTGAAGAACCGTATGGGTGCTACAT GAAAACGTCCTGAGCCCTGGTACACAACTATTAATCCAGACGATGTTCATACTGGCGATTTTTTAGCTGTGTCCAAGATCCGTGGTAGGTGGGGTGGTTTTGAAACATTGGAGAAATGGGTAACTGGCGCTTTTGCGGGTCACACAGCGGTTTGCTTGAAGGATGAACATGGTAATCTGTGGGTCGGTGAATCAGGACATGAGAATGAGAAG CATATTGCTCATTTATTTGCAGGGGAAGAAATTATTGTGGTTATTCCGTGGCAAGAGTGGTGGGAATTGGCGCTAAAAGACAATTCCAATCCCCAGATAGCGTTGCTTCCTTTACATCCAGATGTGCGTGCAAAGTTCAACTCCACGGCTGCATGGGAATATGCTCGAAGCA TTAGGAAGCCTTATGGTTATCACAACATGATATTCAGTTGGATCGATACTGTAGGAGACAACTATCCTCCTCCTCTCGATGCTCACTTG GTCGTTTCTGTCATGTCAATGTGGACGAGATTGCAACCAGCATATGCTGCAAATATGTGGAATGAAGCTTTGAATAAGCGCCTTGGGACTGAG GAATTGGACTTACATGGAATAATTCAAGAGACTGAACAACGAGGGATGTCATTTGATGAACTACTTACTACTCCTGAACAAGATGATTGGATGTATAGTGATGGGAAATCGACCACATGTGTTGCCTTTATACTCGCAATGTACAAGGAAGCTGGAGTATTTGGTCCCATTTCGAGTTCTATTCAAGTAACTGAGTTCACG ATTCGTGATGCTTACATGCTGAAGATTTTTGAGAATAACCAAACTCGTCTGCCGAGTTGGTGCAGTAACAAGGGAGGTCAACTTCCATATTGTCAGATTCTTGGGGAATATTGGATGGAATTGCCGGAGTATAACACCATAGAACCATATGCCAACATGAACGAGAACTGCCCTTCACTGCCTCCAAGTTATGAAAGGCCCAAAAGATGCTAA
- the LOC104432934 gene encoding zinc finger MYND domain-containing protein 15 isoform X2, translated as MECAGKGRGTRCAGPAKRRCARCGAVGYCSVTHQLSHRSAHKEECARLEQQMKHSDALNAFPFTYCQEATIEICEKLVSRCSFLSKRGIHQVGMWMYECKCQSLGNSFEDLSFHNSWDLPRMLCPCRGPVSPISDHLSGWEDYYRWRHIPFHSPVALLLQWPMLIYHAIQITSARISTIGTSKELRVHYVGPEKELLQLPAFGELQALFPGMRMHIELVGPAVPEHRDGETIKVGGYAQCSDTDCDCKSTSSQGSKSLDTAYDSTVILQLRRGCYHDIYRNISEESFPHLIVAPNAGIAAYSSWLPTIELIHKMNVPAVFSDYCEEACHLATRCINTVAGISFSLPIQLNPFRQPMAVEDNALLLPCYSNCFLLGI; from the exons CTTTCTCATAGGAGTGCTCATAAGGAAGAATGTGCAAGGTTAGAGCAACAAATGAAGCATTCTGATGCATTGAATGCTTTTCCTTTCACGTATTGTCAAGAAGCTACAATTGAG ATTTGTGAAAAACTAGTCAGCAGATGTTCATTCTTGAGCAAAAGGGGCATTCATCAGGTTGGGATGTGGATGTACGAATGCAAGTGCCAATCATTGGGCAATTCTTTCGAGGACTTGAG CTTTCACAATAGTTGGGATCTTCCGAGAATGTTATGCCCATGTAGAG GCCCAGTGTCTCCAATATCAGACCATCTAAGTGGTTGGGAGGACTATTACAGGTGGAGGCATATCCCGTTTCACTCACCTGTCGCTTTACTCCTTCAATGG ccgaTGTTGATATACCATGCCATTCAGATTACTAGTGCAAGGATTTCAACTATTGGCACTAGCAAGGAATTGCGTGTCCACTATGTTG GGCCTGAGAAGGAGCTTCTACAACTTCCAGCCTTTGGTGAGTTGCAGGCACTTTTTCCTGGCATGCGGATGCATATTGAGCTTGTTGGACCAGCAGTTCCAGAGCATAG GGATGGTGAGACAATTAAAGTCGGTGGTTATGCTCAGTGTAGTGACACCGACTGTGACTGCAAATCCACAAGTTCTCAAGGGAGCAAGAGTTTAGACACTGCCTATGACTCCACAGTTATCTTGCAGCTTCGGAGAGGCTGTTATCATGACATCTACAGAAATATATCAGaa GAGTCTTTTCCTCATCTGATTGTTGCTCCTAATGCTGGCATTGCTGCTTATTCGTCCTGGTTACCTACAATT GAGCTGATACACAAGATGAATGTCCCTGCAGTTTTTTCTGATTACTGTGAAGAGGCTTGTCATCTTGCAACTCGTTGCATTAATACTGTTGCTGGcatatctttttctcttcca ATCCAATTGAATCCATTCAGGCAGCCGATGGCGGTGGAAGACAATgcacttcttcttccttgctatTCAAATTGCTTCCTCTTAGGAATATGA
- the LOC104432934 gene encoding zinc finger MYND domain-containing protein 15 isoform X3, which translates to MECAGKGRGTRCAGPAKRRCARCGAVGYCSVTHQLSHRSAHKEECARLEQQMKHSDALNAFPFTYCQEATIEICEKLVSRCSFLSKRGIHQVGMWMYECKCQSLGNSFEDLSFHNSWDLPRMLCPCRELCRPSVSNIRPSKWLGGLLQPMLIYHAIQITSARISTIGTSKELRVHYVGPEKELLQLPAFGELQALFPGMRMHIELVGPAVPEHRDGETIKVGGYAQCSDTDCDCKSTSSQGSKSLDTAYDSTVILQLRRGCYHDIYRNISEESFPHLIVAPNAGIAAYSSWLPTIELIHKMNVPAVFSDYCEEACHLATRCINTVAGISFSLPIQLNPFRQPMAVEDNALLLPCYSNCFLLGI; encoded by the exons CTTTCTCATAGGAGTGCTCATAAGGAAGAATGTGCAAGGTTAGAGCAACAAATGAAGCATTCTGATGCATTGAATGCTTTTCCTTTCACGTATTGTCAAGAAGCTACAATTGAG ATTTGTGAAAAACTAGTCAGCAGATGTTCATTCTTGAGCAAAAGGGGCATTCATCAGGTTGGGATGTGGATGTACGAATGCAAGTGCCAATCATTGGGCAATTCTTTCGAGGACTTGAG CTTTCACAATAGTTGGGATCTTCCGAGAATGTTATGCCCATGTAGAG AATTGTGCAGGCCCAGTGTCTCCAATATCAGACCATCTAAGTGGTTGGGAGGACTATTACAG ccgaTGTTGATATACCATGCCATTCAGATTACTAGTGCAAGGATTTCAACTATTGGCACTAGCAAGGAATTGCGTGTCCACTATGTTG GGCCTGAGAAGGAGCTTCTACAACTTCCAGCCTTTGGTGAGTTGCAGGCACTTTTTCCTGGCATGCGGATGCATATTGAGCTTGTTGGACCAGCAGTTCCAGAGCATAG GGATGGTGAGACAATTAAAGTCGGTGGTTATGCTCAGTGTAGTGACACCGACTGTGACTGCAAATCCACAAGTTCTCAAGGGAGCAAGAGTTTAGACACTGCCTATGACTCCACAGTTATCTTGCAGCTTCGGAGAGGCTGTTATCATGACATCTACAGAAATATATCAGaa GAGTCTTTTCCTCATCTGATTGTTGCTCCTAATGCTGGCATTGCTGCTTATTCGTCCTGGTTACCTACAATT GAGCTGATACACAAGATGAATGTCCCTGCAGTTTTTTCTGATTACTGTGAAGAGGCTTGTCATCTTGCAACTCGTTGCATTAATACTGTTGCTGGcatatctttttctcttcca ATCCAATTGAATCCATTCAGGCAGCCGATGGCGGTGGAAGACAATgcacttcttcttccttgctatTCAAATTGCTTCCTCTTAGGAATATGA
- the LOC104432934 gene encoding zinc finger MYND domain-containing protein 15 isoform X1: MECAGKGRGTRCAGPAKRRCARCGAVGYCSVTHQLSHRSAHKEECARLEQQMKHSDALNAFPFTYCQEATIEICEKLVSRCSFLSKRGIHQVGMWMYECKCQSLGNSFEDLRFCAFTIVGIFRECYAHVENCAGPVSPISDHLSGWEDYYRWRHIPFHSPVALLLQWPMLIYHAIQITSARISTIGTSKELRVHYVGPEKELLQLPAFGELQALFPGMRMHIELVGPAVPEHRDGETIKVGGYAQCSDTDCDCKSTSSQGSKSLDTAYDSTVILQLRRGCYHDIYRNISEESFPHLIVAPNAGIAAYSSWLPTIELIHKMNVPAVFSDYCEEACHLATRCINTVAGISFSLPIQLNPFRQPMAVEDNALLLPCYSNCFLLGI; encoded by the exons CTTTCTCATAGGAGTGCTCATAAGGAAGAATGTGCAAGGTTAGAGCAACAAATGAAGCATTCTGATGCATTGAATGCTTTTCCTTTCACGTATTGTCAAGAAGCTACAATTGAG ATTTGTGAAAAACTAGTCAGCAGATGTTCATTCTTGAGCAAAAGGGGCATTCATCAGGTTGGGATGTGGATGTACGAATGCAAGTGCCAATCATTGGGCAATTCTTTCGAGGACTTGAGGTTCTGTG CTTTCACAATAGTTGGGATCTTCCGAGAATGTTATGCCCATGTAGAG AATTGTGCAGGCCCAGTGTCTCCAATATCAGACCATCTAAGTGGTTGGGAGGACTATTACAGGTGGAGGCATATCCCGTTTCACTCACCTGTCGCTTTACTCCTTCAATGG ccgaTGTTGATATACCATGCCATTCAGATTACTAGTGCAAGGATTTCAACTATTGGCACTAGCAAGGAATTGCGTGTCCACTATGTTG GGCCTGAGAAGGAGCTTCTACAACTTCCAGCCTTTGGTGAGTTGCAGGCACTTTTTCCTGGCATGCGGATGCATATTGAGCTTGTTGGACCAGCAGTTCCAGAGCATAG GGATGGTGAGACAATTAAAGTCGGTGGTTATGCTCAGTGTAGTGACACCGACTGTGACTGCAAATCCACAAGTTCTCAAGGGAGCAAGAGTTTAGACACTGCCTATGACTCCACAGTTATCTTGCAGCTTCGGAGAGGCTGTTATCATGACATCTACAGAAATATATCAGaa GAGTCTTTTCCTCATCTGATTGTTGCTCCTAATGCTGGCATTGCTGCTTATTCGTCCTGGTTACCTACAATT GAGCTGATACACAAGATGAATGTCCCTGCAGTTTTTTCTGATTACTGTGAAGAGGCTTGTCATCTTGCAACTCGTTGCATTAATACTGTTGCTGGcatatctttttctcttcca ATCCAATTGAATCCATTCAGGCAGCCGATGGCGGTGGAAGACAATgcacttcttcttccttgctatTCAAATTGCTTCCTCTTAGGAATATGA